In one Modestobacter sp. L9-4 genomic region, the following are encoded:
- a CDS encoding TIGR03936 family radical SAM-associated protein — protein sequence MARTPDGPPPPPTVQRLRLRYTKRGPLRFASHRDLARALERALRRAQVPMAFSAGFSPHPKISYMGAAPTGAASEAEYFEIGLSARCDPEAVRVALDASLPPGIDVLECVEAVEGSGSLADRLDATRWRIDLPGVDTDELVAAVRELLSRDVVTVAKRTKNGLKDIDAREAVVGAEVTEEAGCAILTVVVRQLTPTVRPDDVMAALAVVADLRPPLPPRAVREAQGRLDDSGDVADPFGPDRAVRSSPQEESTPV from the coding sequence ATGGCCCGTACCCCCGACGGCCCCCCGCCGCCGCCGACCGTGCAGCGGCTGCGGCTGCGCTACACCAAGCGCGGTCCGCTGCGGTTCGCCTCGCACCGCGACCTGGCCCGCGCGCTGGAGCGTGCCCTGCGCCGGGCCCAGGTGCCGATGGCGTTCTCGGCCGGCTTCAGCCCGCACCCGAAGATCTCTTACATGGGCGCCGCGCCCACCGGCGCGGCCTCCGAGGCGGAGTACTTCGAGATCGGCCTGTCGGCGCGCTGCGACCCCGAGGCGGTGCGGGTCGCCCTGGACGCCTCGCTGCCCCCGGGCATCGACGTGCTGGAGTGCGTGGAGGCCGTCGAGGGGAGCGGGTCGCTGGCCGACCGGCTCGACGCCACCCGCTGGCGGATCGACCTGCCCGGCGTCGACACCGACGAGCTGGTCGCGGCGGTGCGCGAGCTGCTCTCCCGCGACGTCGTGACGGTGGCCAAGCGCACCAAGAACGGCCTCAAGGACATCGATGCCCGCGAGGCCGTCGTCGGTGCCGAGGTCACCGAGGAGGCAGGTTGTGCCATACTCACGGTGGTCGTACGGCAGCTCACGCCGACCGTTCGACCGGACGACGTGATGGCCGCTCTGGCTGTCGTCGCCGACCTGCGCCCGCCGTTGCCCCCCCGGGCCGTGCGTGAGGCGCAGGGCCGGCTCGACGACAGCGGTGACGTCGCCGATCCGTTCGGGCCCGACCGCGCGGTGCGTTCCTCCCCCCAGGAGGAGAGCACGCCGGTCTGA
- a CDS encoding Rne/Rng family ribonuclease, translated as MADHYDDENNAGTGQGQAPADSLDGPAPTDGAAEQALPADADPLAEDPVEEPAEDAEPTAEEPALGETTALPDAWAPPVRRPEPEHEPELPRFGAQFSSPEPTTVTARPRRRATRPALAADPDSVEPLKPAAPTAPAFVTFVAPEPEVAAPRRRSRRAAAESPVEETVEAPAVVDDRDDEPAPPRRSRSRRREAVAEVPVEVVEPEVEDLEVVELDDAEDDERDDRDGEDGGASGSRRRRRGRRGRGRGRTGDDAVDTDSDPDADPDEDAEQSTEAVSGSTDEPEDAADADEAEDEDSAESGGSTTRRRRRRRRRGTSAEGSSDEPAEDTDDRPERAGRNGRTSSDDDVRGVAGSTRLEAKRQRRREGRDGGRKRAPILSESEFLARREAVDRAMVIRQQGERTQIAVLEDDVLVEHYVTQTQATSFAGNVYLGRVQNVLPSMEAAFVDIGKGRNAVLYAGEVNWDAAGLSGKSRSIETALKSGDKVLVQVTKDPIGHKGARLTQQVNLPGRFLVYVPGGSMTGISRKLPDKERTRLKDILKKIVPDDAGVIIRTAAEGASEEELTRDVTRLQAQWEVIQTKAASTSNAPTLLYGEPDLAIRVIRDVFNEDFKKLVVQGSDAWDTVEAYVAHVSPELSPRLERYTGTGDVFRDLRVDEQLMKALDRKVWLPSGGSLVIDRTEAMTVVDVNTGKFVGSGGNLEQTVTRNNIEAAEEIVRQLRLRDIGGIIVIDFIDMVLESNRDLVLRRLTECLGRDRTKHQVAEVTSLGLVQMTRKRVGQGLLEVFSEPCEHCRGRGVLVHLDSPEGKKANGGGTPNGGANATGGDAGNGRARGRDKAEGGRRNGGQQDAVETAPVDSVDVGPVSAPPAVEAAATGTPAAAAPVEVATAVEPAAEESATDGSAAVVEAAVVEAPAEQSDADVAAEPAEDGSRREGGRRRGGARREPSRREDPAAGWELADALALGGGNPAPEPVVETVGPAGDEPAAESAVEGRGGRRSRGRRGRGQSAETRTAEETGAPAEQPVEHATPDTLLAAVVAETEAASEESTEPGAPPVDVESLTSETLLEETPAEPAGSPVEAPAAALPEPTVVVSPFAVAEPVAADAPPVARPRRRRAASRPAGPPAV; from the coding sequence GTGGCCGACCACTACGACGACGAGAACAACGCAGGGACCGGACAGGGGCAGGCACCCGCCGACTCACTGGACGGCCCCGCCCCCACGGACGGCGCCGCCGAGCAGGCGCTGCCGGCCGACGCGGACCCGCTCGCGGAGGACCCTGTCGAGGAGCCGGCCGAGGACGCCGAGCCCACCGCCGAGGAGCCCGCCCTCGGGGAGACCACCGCGCTGCCCGACGCCTGGGCGCCGCCGGTGCGCCGGCCGGAGCCCGAGCACGAGCCGGAGCTGCCCCGCTTCGGTGCGCAGTTCAGCTCGCCCGAGCCCACCACCGTCACCGCCCGCCCGCGCCGCCGGGCCACCCGCCCCGCACTGGCCGCGGACCCGGACTCCGTCGAGCCGCTGAAGCCGGCCGCACCGACCGCGCCCGCCTTCGTGACCTTCGTGGCGCCCGAGCCCGAGGTCGCCGCACCCCGCCGCCGCAGCCGCCGCGCCGCGGCCGAGTCCCCGGTCGAGGAGACCGTCGAGGCTCCCGCCGTCGTCGACGACCGCGACGACGAGCCGGCTCCGCCGCGCCGCTCGCGCAGTCGCCGTCGTGAGGCCGTCGCGGAGGTGCCGGTCGAGGTCGTCGAGCCCGAGGTCGAGGACCTCGAGGTGGTCGAGCTCGACGACGCCGAGGACGACGAGCGCGACGACCGCGACGGTGAGGACGGTGGCGCCTCCGGCAGCCGCCGCCGTCGCCGTGGCCGCCGTGGCCGCGGCCGCGGCCGCACCGGTGACGACGCCGTCGACACCGACAGCGACCCCGACGCCGACCCCGACGAGGACGCCGAGCAGTCCACCGAGGCCGTCTCCGGGTCCACCGACGAGCCCGAGGACGCCGCCGACGCCGACGAGGCCGAGGACGAGGACTCCGCGGAGTCCGGTGGCTCGACCACCCGCCGCCGGCGTCGCCGCCGTCGCCGGGGCACCAGCGCGGAGGGCAGCAGCGACGAGCCCGCCGAGGACACCGACGACCGCCCGGAGCGGGCCGGCCGCAACGGCCGCACCTCCAGCGACGACGACGTCCGGGGCGTGGCCGGGTCCACCCGCCTGGAGGCCAAGCGCCAGCGCCGCCGCGAGGGCCGCGACGGTGGCCGCAAGCGCGCGCCGATCCTGTCCGAGTCGGAGTTCCTCGCCCGCCGCGAGGCCGTCGACCGCGCCATGGTCATCCGCCAGCAGGGGGAGCGCACCCAGATCGCCGTCCTCGAGGACGACGTCCTGGTCGAGCACTACGTGACCCAGACGCAGGCGACGTCCTTCGCCGGCAACGTCTACCTCGGCCGGGTGCAGAACGTGCTGCCCAGCATGGAGGCGGCGTTCGTCGACATCGGCAAGGGCCGCAACGCCGTCCTCTACGCCGGTGAGGTCAACTGGGACGCCGCCGGCCTGTCCGGCAAGTCCCGGTCGATCGAGACCGCGCTGAAGTCCGGCGACAAGGTCCTGGTACAGGTCACCAAGGACCCGATCGGCCACAAGGGCGCCCGGCTCACCCAGCAGGTGAACCTGCCCGGCCGCTTCCTGGTCTACGTGCCCGGTGGCTCGATGACCGGCATCAGCCGCAAGCTGCCGGACAAGGAGCGCACCCGGCTCAAGGACATCCTCAAGAAGATCGTCCCCGACGACGCCGGCGTGATCATCCGGACCGCCGCGGAGGGCGCCTCGGAGGAGGAGCTCACCCGCGACGTGACCCGGCTGCAGGCGCAGTGGGAGGTCATCCAGACCAAGGCCGCCTCGACGTCGAACGCCCCGACGCTGCTCTACGGCGAGCCCGACCTGGCCATCCGGGTCATCCGCGACGTCTTCAACGAGGACTTCAAGAAGCTGGTCGTGCAGGGCAGCGACGCCTGGGACACCGTGGAGGCCTACGTCGCCCACGTCTCCCCGGAGCTGTCGCCGCGGCTGGAGCGCTACACCGGCACCGGCGACGTCTTCCGCGACCTGCGGGTCGACGAGCAGCTGATGAAGGCCCTCGACCGCAAGGTCTGGCTGCCCTCCGGTGGCTCGCTGGTCATCGACCGCACCGAGGCCATGACGGTCGTCGACGTCAACACCGGCAAGTTCGTCGGCTCCGGGGGCAACCTCGAGCAGACCGTCACCCGCAACAACATCGAGGCCGCCGAGGAGATCGTCCGCCAGCTCCGGCTGCGCGACATCGGCGGGATCATCGTCATCGACTTCATCGACATGGTCCTGGAGAGCAACCGCGACCTCGTGCTGCGGCGGCTCACCGAGTGCCTGGGGCGTGACCGCACCAAGCACCAGGTCGCCGAGGTCACCTCGCTGGGCCTGGTGCAGATGACCCGCAAGCGGGTCGGCCAGGGCCTGCTCGAGGTCTTCTCCGAGCCGTGCGAGCACTGCCGCGGTCGCGGTGTGCTGGTGCACCTGGACAGCCCGGAGGGTAAGAAGGCCAACGGCGGCGGCACCCCCAACGGTGGCGCCAACGCCACCGGCGGGGACGCCGGCAACGGCCGGGCCCGGGGCCGGGACAAGGCCGAGGGCGGCCGGCGCAACGGCGGCCAGCAGGACGCCGTCGAGACCGCTCCGGTCGACTCCGTGGACGTCGGCCCGGTCTCCGCGCCGCCGGCCGTCGAGGCAGCCGCGACCGGGACCCCGGCCGCCGCGGCCCCGGTCGAGGTGGCGACCGCCGTCGAGCCCGCAGCCGAGGAGTCCGCGACCGACGGGTCGGCAGCGGTCGTCGAGGCAGCGGTCGTTGAGGCCCCGGCCGAGCAGTCGGACGCCGACGTCGCGGCCGAGCCGGCCGAGGACGGGTCGCGCCGGGAGGGTGGACGTCGCCGCGGCGGCGCGCGCCGTGAGCCGTCCCGCCGCGAGGACCCCGCCGCCGGCTGGGAGCTGGCCGACGCGCTGGCCCTCGGGGGCGGCAACCCGGCCCCCGAGCCGGTCGTCGAGACGGTCGGGCCCGCCGGTGACGAGCCCGCGGCCGAGTCGGCCGTCGAGGGGCGCGGTGGGCGGCGCAGCCGCGGACGTCGCGGTCGCGGCCAGTCGGCCGAGACCCGCACGGCCGAGGAGACCGGTGCCCCGGCCGAGCAGCCCGTCGAGCACGCGACGCCGGACACCCTGCTCGCCGCCGTGGTCGCCGAGACCGAGGCCGCGTCGGAGGAGAGCACCGAGCCCGGCGCCCCGCCGGTGGACGTCGAGTCGCTGACCAGCGAGACGCTGCTGGAGGAGACGCCCGCCGAGCCGGCGGGGTCCCCGGTCGAGGCGCCGGCGGCCGCGCTGCCGGAGCCCACCGTGGTCGTCTCGCCGTTCGCGGTCGCCGAGCCGGTGGCCGCCGACGCGCCGCCGGTGGCCCGCCCGCGCCGGCGCCGGGCGGCCTCGCGGCCGGCCGGTCCGCCCGCGGTCTGA
- the rplU gene encoding 50S ribosomal protein L21 translates to MYAVVKAGGTQHKVGVGDTFTINRLSGVAGDTVTLPAILLVDGDTVTADAQTLAGVTVTGEIVEHGKGPKIHIHKFKNKTGYHKRQGHRQPLTSVVVRDITKG, encoded by the coding sequence GTGTACGCAGTCGTCAAGGCCGGTGGAACGCAGCACAAGGTGGGTGTCGGTGACACGTTCACCATCAACCGCCTGAGTGGGGTGGCCGGTGACACCGTCACCCTCCCGGCCATCCTCCTGGTGGACGGCGACACCGTCACCGCCGACGCCCAGACCCTCGCCGGGGTCACCGTGACCGGCGAGATCGTCGAGCACGGCAAGGGCCCGAAGATCCACATCCACAAGTTCAAGAACAAGACGGGCTACCACAAGCGCCAGGGGCACCGTCAGCCCCTGACCAGCGTCGTGGTCCGCGACATCACGAAGGGCTGA
- the rpmA gene encoding 50S ribosomal protein L27 yields the protein MAHKKGASSSRNGRDSNAQRLGVKRFGGQVVKAGEIIVRQRGTHFHPGLGVGRGKDDTLFALVPGAVTFGFRRGRREIAITAVGAPVAAVRETVSA from the coding sequence ATGGCACACAAGAAGGGCGCATCGTCGTCCCGCAACGGCCGCGACTCCAACGCCCAGCGTCTGGGCGTCAAGCGCTTCGGTGGCCAGGTCGTCAAGGCCGGCGAGATCATCGTCCGCCAGCGCGGCACCCACTTCCACCCGGGTCTCGGCGTCGGCCGCGGCAAGGACGACACGCTGTTCGCCCTCGTCCCCGGCGCGGTGACCTTCGGGTTCCGTCGTGGCCGTCGTGAGATCGCGATCACCGCTGTCGGGGCGCCGGTCGCCGCCGTCCGCGAGACCGTCTCCGCGTGA
- the obgE gene encoding GTPase ObgE encodes MAAFVDRVTVHVTAGNGAHGVSSVHREKFKPLGGPDGGNGGDGGDVVLEVDPNVHTLLDFHHSPHQKAGNGRQAAGDYKNGGRGEERVLKVPPGTVVSVGGQVIGDLVGAGTRLVLAQGGKGGLGNAALANARRKAPGFALLGEPGESVDAVLELKSIADVGLVGYPSAGKSSLVAAMSAARPKIADYPFTTLVPQLGVVRSGNVTYTMADVPGLIPGASAGKGLGLQFLRHVERCAVLVHVVDMATMEPGRDPESDIVALEHELREYGGEELDLVGRLRIAVLNKIDVPDGRELVDLVRTTLEERGLQVFPISVATHEGLTELGYALARAVDEHRASLPEVEAAPITLTPRAVDDGGFTVTPDPRTDGWLVLGTKPERWIRQTDFNNDEAVGYLADRLNRLGVEEALAKAGAVPGDAITVGDVTFDWEPTLPAGTLTIEETAGLGGRGTDVRLEDNHRPGADQRLAAKKARRLPFEVADADGWVDADLIQGDAGK; translated from the coding sequence ATGGCCGCTTTCGTCGACCGTGTGACCGTCCACGTGACCGCAGGCAACGGGGCGCACGGGGTCAGCTCCGTGCACCGCGAGAAGTTCAAGCCCCTCGGTGGGCCCGACGGGGGCAACGGTGGCGACGGCGGTGACGTCGTCCTCGAGGTCGACCCCAACGTGCACACGCTGCTGGACTTCCACCACTCCCCGCACCAGAAGGCCGGCAACGGCCGGCAGGCCGCCGGTGACTACAAGAACGGTGGTCGCGGCGAGGAGCGCGTGCTCAAGGTCCCGCCGGGCACCGTGGTCTCCGTGGGTGGGCAGGTCATCGGCGACCTGGTGGGCGCCGGCACCCGGCTCGTCCTCGCCCAGGGCGGCAAGGGCGGCCTCGGCAACGCCGCGCTGGCCAACGCCCGCCGCAAGGCCCCCGGCTTCGCCCTGCTCGGTGAGCCCGGTGAGTCCGTCGACGCCGTGCTGGAGCTCAAGAGCATCGCCGACGTCGGCCTGGTCGGGTACCCCTCGGCCGGCAAGTCCTCGCTGGTCGCCGCCATGTCCGCGGCCCGCCCGAAGATCGCCGACTACCCGTTCACCACGCTCGTGCCGCAGCTGGGCGTCGTCCGCTCCGGCAACGTCACCTACACGATGGCCGACGTCCCCGGGCTGATCCCGGGAGCGTCGGCCGGCAAGGGCCTCGGCCTGCAGTTCCTGCGGCACGTCGAGCGGTGCGCGGTGCTGGTGCACGTCGTCGACATGGCCACCATGGAGCCCGGGCGCGACCCGGAGAGCGACATCGTGGCGCTGGAGCACGAGCTGCGCGAGTACGGCGGCGAGGAGCTGGACCTGGTGGGCCGGCTGCGCATCGCCGTCCTGAACAAGATCGACGTCCCCGACGGCCGGGAGCTGGTCGACCTGGTCCGCACCACGCTGGAGGAGCGCGGCCTGCAGGTCTTCCCGATCAGCGTGGCCACCCACGAGGGGCTCACCGAGCTGGGCTACGCGCTGGCCCGCGCCGTCGACGAGCACCGCGCCTCGCTGCCCGAGGTCGAGGCGGCGCCGATCACGCTCACCCCGCGCGCGGTCGACGACGGCGGCTTCACCGTCACCCCCGACCCGCGCACCGACGGCTGGCTGGTGCTGGGCACCAAGCCCGAGCGCTGGATCCGGCAGACGGACTTCAACAACGACGAGGCCGTGGGCTACCTGGCCGACCGGCTCAACCGGCTCGGCGTCGAGGAGGCGCTGGCCAAGGCCGGTGCCGTCCCCGGCGACGCGATCACCGTCGGCGACGTCACCTTCGACTGGGAGCCGACCCTGCCCGCCGGCACCCTCACCATCGAGGAGACCGCGGGCCTGGGTGGCCGTGGCACCGACGTGCGGCTCGAGGACAACCACCGCCCGGGCGCCGACCAGCGGCTGGCGGCCAAGAAGGCCCGCCGGCTGCCCTTCGAGGTAGCCGACGCCGACGGGTGGGTCGACGCCGACCTGATCCAGGGCGACGCGGGGAAGTGA
- the proB gene encoding glutamate 5-kinase, translated as MSTRADVAAASRVVVKVGSSSLTTLPGGLDVDRLRALVDVLGALRAAGRQVVLVSSGAIAAGLAPLSLTGRPRDLATAQAAASVGQLRLVQTYADAFAGHGVTVGQVLLTANDLTRRSHYRNAQQTIERLLALGVLPIVNENDTVATEEIRFGDNDRLAALVAHVAVADALVLLSDVDGVYDGDPRTGPAQLLDTVHGPEDLAAVALGSASRNGVGTGGMATKVEAALIAAQAGVPVVVTSTPQAAAALAGEQVGTLFAASGRRPSARQFWLRYASRPRGRVLLDEGAVRAVRERHASLLAAGVTGVSGDFLADDPVELVGPDGVVVARGLVAYDARELPALLGRKTGDLDPEHRREVVHRDEMVLVG; from the coding sequence GTGAGCACGCGCGCAGACGTCGCTGCCGCCTCCCGGGTGGTGGTCAAGGTCGGTTCCTCGTCCCTGACCACCCTGCCCGGGGGGCTGGACGTCGACCGGCTGCGCGCGCTGGTCGACGTCCTGGGGGCGCTGCGGGCCGCCGGCCGCCAGGTCGTGCTGGTGTCCTCGGGCGCGATCGCGGCCGGGCTGGCGCCGCTGTCGCTCACCGGTCGGCCGCGTGACCTGGCCACGGCCCAGGCCGCGGCCAGCGTCGGGCAGCTGCGGCTGGTGCAGACCTACGCCGACGCCTTCGCCGGCCACGGGGTCACCGTCGGGCAGGTGCTGCTCACCGCGAACGACCTCACCCGGCGCAGCCACTACCGCAACGCCCAGCAGACGATCGAGCGGCTGCTGGCCCTGGGCGTGCTGCCGATCGTGAACGAGAACGACACGGTCGCCACCGAGGAGATCCGCTTCGGTGACAACGACCGGCTGGCCGCGCTGGTCGCGCACGTCGCGGTCGCCGACGCGCTGGTGCTGCTGTCCGACGTCGACGGCGTCTACGACGGCGACCCGCGCACCGGCCCCGCGCAGCTGCTGGACACCGTGCACGGCCCCGAGGACCTCGCCGCGGTCGCGCTGGGCTCGGCCAGCCGCAACGGGGTCGGCACCGGCGGCATGGCGACCAAGGTCGAGGCGGCGCTCATCGCCGCCCAGGCCGGGGTGCCCGTCGTCGTCACCTCCACCCCGCAGGCCGCCGCGGCGCTGGCGGGGGAGCAGGTGGGCACGCTGTTCGCCGCGAGCGGCCGGCGTCCCTCGGCGCGCCAGTTCTGGCTGCGCTACGCCAGCCGGCCCCGCGGCCGGGTGCTGCTGGACGAGGGCGCGGTGCGGGCGGTGCGCGAGCGGCACGCCTCCCTGCTGGCCGCGGGTGTCACCGGGGTGTCCGGCGACTTCCTGGCCGACGACCCGGTGGAGCTGGTCGGTCCCGACGGCGTGGTCGTGGCCCGCGGTCTGGTCGCCTACGACGCCCGGGAGCTGCCGGCGCTGCTGGGCCGCAAGACCGGCGACCTGGACCCCGAGCACCGCCGCGAGGTCGTGCACCGCGACGAGATGGTGCTGGTCGGCTGA
- the def gene encoding peptide deformylase: MTVRPIREIGDPVLRTPADPVRAFDKDLAALVRDLEDTVDHPGRAGVAAPQIGVGLRAFSYNVDGVIGHMVNPVIVERSEETQDDDEGCLSIPGLYAPTVRAMHCVAEGLDVRGEPLRLAGSGLLARCLQHEVDHLDGKLFVDRLTGEARKRVLRALRS, from the coding sequence GTGACTGTGCGCCCCATCCGCGAGATCGGTGACCCGGTGCTGCGCACCCCGGCCGACCCGGTCCGCGCGTTCGACAAGGACCTCGCCGCGCTGGTCCGCGACCTCGAGGACACCGTCGACCACCCCGGCCGGGCCGGGGTGGCGGCCCCCCAGATCGGGGTCGGCCTGCGGGCGTTCTCCTACAACGTCGACGGCGTCATCGGGCACATGGTGAACCCGGTGATCGTCGAGCGCTCCGAGGAGACGCAGGACGACGACGAGGGCTGCCTGTCGATCCCGGGCCTCTACGCCCCGACCGTGCGCGCCATGCACTGCGTCGCCGAGGGCCTCGACGTCCGCGGCGAGCCGCTGCGGCTGGCCGGCAGCGGGCTGCTGGCCCGGTGCCTGCAGCACGAGGTCGACCACCTCGACGGGAAACTGTTCGTCGACCGGCTGACCGGTGAGGCGCGCAAGCGCGTGCTGCGCGCCCTGCGCTCCTGA
- a CDS encoding ABC transporter permease, producing the protein MRLAVGLLVLLAVALAALTLGRIGHRRAVLTASARAVVQLTVVALALRGVFAAPATAVAVLAVMFSVAVWTAGRRLAGTPGALRAVALACGAGAVVTIGLICGLPVLDRSVRTLVAVSGIVIGGTMTAATLTGRRLTDGLHRRRDEVEGWLALGATPRRAAQDVARDAAAEALVPALDQTRTVGLVTLPGAFVGALLGGAGAVGAARFQVVVLVGLLCAESVTAVSLAWLLGAPTTLPETPQR; encoded by the coding sequence GTGCGGCTGGCGGTGGGGCTGCTGGTCCTCCTCGCGGTGGCGCTGGCGGCGCTCACCCTGGGCCGGATCGGGCACCGCCGCGCCGTGCTCACCGCCTCGGCGCGGGCGGTGGTGCAGCTGACCGTCGTGGCGCTGGCCCTGCGGGGCGTCTTCGCCGCACCCGCGACCGCCGTCGCCGTGCTGGCCGTGATGTTCTCCGTCGCCGTCTGGACCGCCGGGCGACGGCTCGCCGGCACGCCCGGGGCGCTGCGCGCGGTGGCGCTGGCCTGCGGCGCCGGTGCCGTGGTGACCATCGGCCTGATCTGCGGTCTCCCGGTGCTCGACCGCTCGGTGCGCACGCTGGTCGCCGTCTCCGGGATCGTCATCGGCGGCACCATGACGGCGGCGACGCTCACCGGACGGCGGCTCACCGACGGGCTGCACCGCCGGCGCGACGAGGTCGAGGGCTGGCTCGCCCTGGGTGCCACCCCGCGCCGGGCGGCGCAGGACGTCGCCCGGGACGCCGCGGCCGAGGCGCTGGTGCCCGCGCTGGACCAGACCCGCACGGTCGGCCTGGTCACCCTGCCCGGCGCGTTCGTGGGCGCGCTGCTCGGCGGGGCCGGGGCCGTCGGTGCCGCCCGCTTCCAGGTGGTGGTCCTGGTCGGGCTGCTGTGCGCAGAGTCGGTCACCGCCGTCTCGCTGGCCTGGCTGCTGGGCGCCCCCACCACCCTGCCGGAGACGCCGCAGCGGTGA
- a CDS encoding glutamate-5-semialdehyde dehydrogenase, whose product MSDADLPLIGAAAARAREAARVLRTLPTETKDAALTAMADALGERADEVLAANAADVEAAAAEGTAESVLDRLRLDPQRLAGVADALRHLVSLPDPVGDVVRGSTLANGLQLRQVRVPLGVVGIVYEARPNVTVDAAGLCLKSGNAALLRGSASAHRTNTALVAVLTEAAEKAGLPAGCIALLPADRASVGELLHARGLVDVVIPRGGASLIARVVAEATVPVIETGVGNCHVYVDASADAAMAEAIVLNAKTSRVSVCNSAETLLVHRDVPFLPRLLTALSDAGVTLHGDEPARAAHPGVVPATDEDWATEYLSMDMAVRVVDDLPQALDHISRWGSGHSEAIVADSARAIADFTAGVDAAAVLVNASTRFTDGGEFGFGAEIGISTQKLHARGPLGLPELTSTTYVVTGSGHVR is encoded by the coding sequence GTGTCCGACGCCGACCTGCCGCTGATCGGGGCCGCTGCGGCCCGTGCCCGCGAGGCCGCCCGGGTGCTGCGCACGCTGCCCACCGAGACCAAGGACGCCGCGCTCACCGCGATGGCCGACGCGCTGGGTGAGCGCGCCGACGAGGTGCTGGCCGCCAACGCCGCCGACGTCGAGGCCGCCGCCGCCGAGGGCACCGCGGAGTCCGTGCTCGACCGGCTCCGGCTGGACCCGCAGCGGCTGGCCGGGGTCGCCGACGCACTGCGCCACCTGGTCTCGCTGCCCGACCCGGTCGGCGACGTCGTCCGCGGCTCGACGCTGGCCAACGGCCTGCAGCTGCGCCAGGTCCGGGTGCCCCTCGGCGTGGTCGGCATCGTCTACGAGGCCCGGCCCAACGTCACCGTGGACGCCGCGGGCCTGTGCCTCAAGAGCGGCAACGCGGCGCTGCTCCGCGGGTCGGCGTCGGCGCACCGCACCAACACCGCGCTGGTCGCCGTCCTCACCGAAGCCGCCGAGAAGGCCGGGCTGCCGGCCGGCTGCATCGCGCTGCTGCCGGCCGACCGCGCCTCGGTCGGCGAGCTGCTGCACGCCCGTGGGCTGGTCGACGTGGTGATCCCGCGCGGCGGGGCGTCGCTGATCGCCCGGGTGGTCGCCGAGGCCACCGTGCCGGTGATCGAGACCGGGGTGGGCAACTGCCACGTCTACGTCGACGCCTCCGCCGACGCCGCGATGGCCGAGGCGATCGTGCTCAACGCCAAGACCTCCCGGGTGAGCGTCTGCAACTCCGCGGAGACCCTGCTGGTGCACCGCGACGTGCCGTTCCTGCCGCGGCTGCTCACCGCGCTGTCCGACGCGGGGGTCACCCTGCACGGCGACGAGCCGGCGCGCGCTGCGCACCCGGGCGTCGTCCCGGCCACCGACGAGGACTGGGCCACCGAGTACCTGTCGATGGACATGGCCGTCCGGGTCGTCGACGACCTGCCGCAGGCGCTGGACCACATCAGCCGGTGGGGGAGCGGCCACTCCGAGGCGATCGTGGCCGACTCCGCCCGGGCCATCGCCGACTTCACCGCCGGGGTCGACGCGGCCGCCGTCCTGGTCAACGCCTCCACCCGGTTCACCGACGGCGGGGAGTTCGGCTTCGGCGCCGAGATCGGCATCTCCACCCAGAAGCTGCACGCGCGCGGGCCGCTGGGCCTCCCGGAGCTCACCTCCACCACCTACGTCGTGACCGGCAGCGGGCACGTCCGCTGA
- the nadD gene encoding nicotinate-nucleotide adenylyltransferase: MAARRLGVMGGTFDPVHHGHLVAASEVAGLFGLDEVVFVPTGQPWQKTERGVSPAEDRYLMTVIATASNPRFSVSRVDLDRDGPTYTIDTLADLRRLHPDAELFFITGADALAQIVGWHETDKLFQQAHFVGVTRPGYQLADADLPQGAVSLVEVPALAISSTDCRDRVERGMPVWYLVPDGVVQYIEKRGLYRAPTTPTGALLPGTQPRREGPPPGGSRSTGAARPTLPDDPAPGDDPSPEPQETPR, from the coding sequence GTGGCAGCACGTCGACTCGGGGTGATGGGCGGGACGTTCGACCCCGTCCACCACGGCCACCTCGTGGCCGCCAGCGAGGTCGCCGGCCTGTTCGGGCTCGACGAGGTCGTGTTCGTGCCGACCGGTCAGCCGTGGCAGAAGACCGAGCGAGGCGTGAGCCCGGCCGAGGACCGCTACCTGATGACGGTCATCGCGACCGCGTCGAACCCCCGGTTCTCCGTGAGCCGGGTCGACCTGGACCGCGACGGCCCGACCTACACGATCGACACCCTCGCCGACCTGCGCCGGCTGCACCCCGACGCGGAGCTGTTCTTCATCACCGGCGCCGACGCGCTCGCCCAGATCGTGGGCTGGCACGAGACCGACAAGCTCTTCCAGCAGGCACACTTCGTGGGGGTGACCCGGCCGGGTTACCAGCTCGCCGACGCCGACCTGCCCCAGGGTGCGGTCAGCCTGGTCGAGGTGCCCGCCCTGGCCATCAGCTCCACCGACTGCCGGGACCGCGTCGAGCGCGGGATGCCCGTCTGGTACCTGGTGCCCGACGGGGTGGTCCAGTACATCGAGAAGCGCGGGCTGTACCGGGCGCCCACCACCCCCACCGGTGCGCTGCTGCCCGGCACGCAGCCGCGGCGGGAGGGCCCTCCGCCCGGCGGGTCCCGGTCCACCGGCGCCGCCCGCCCCACCCTGCCCGACGACCCAGCCCCTGGGGACGACCCGTCCCCCGAACCGCAGGAGACCCCCAGATGA